A stretch of DNA from Catenulispora acidiphila DSM 44928:
GCCGACCGGCGTCCCCGTGATCCGCCGCCGCCACCTCCGCCGCGCCGACTGCCGTGCTCGCTCATACCTCGGTCCGCCTCACCTGAGTCCTCTGTGGAGCCACGCTTGCCGCACGCCCCCCTGCCCGCCGGCGGACGGCGGGTGAGACCGCCATGCCCCGGCTTGCTTGCGGAGACGCCCGGAACCGGTCAGCCGGTTGCGATCCCGTCCCGCCCCGGACGCGCTACCGGCACAGGGTACGCCACGGACCCATGGCGTCCGCGCGACTGTTGACGTTGTGTCCGTTTCGCCCCGTTCACCTGGGGACTTGTGCGGGGCGGCCGACACCCGCTAACGTCTCGATGTATCGGAGCGATACATCGAGCGGCTGTATCGAGTTGGTGTATCCGCCCGATGTATCGGAGGAGACGGCGGCGTACGCAACCGTACGGCGAGCACGGTCGGCAAGGAAAGGAGCACCCGGTGGCGAAGCGGTCCCAGATCCTGGAACTGGCCGTCCTCGGCCTGCTCCACGAGCACCCGATGCACGGCTATGAGCTGCGCCGCCAGCTCAACGTGCAGCTCGGCGCCTTCCGCGCGCTGTCCTACGGGACGCTGTACCCCTGTCTGAAGGACCTGGTCGCCCGAGGCTGGATCGCCGAGGACGACACCCAGACGGCCAACGTCGCCGCCTCGCGCCGCGCCAAGATCAGCTACAAGCTGACCGCGGAGGGCAAGGAGCGGTTCCAGGAGCTCATGACGACCTCCGGTTCGGCGGCCTGGGAGGACGACAACTTCGGCGTCCACTTCGCGTTCTTCGGACGGACCAACGCCGGCGTCCGGATCCGCATCCTCGAAGGGCGGCGCAGCCGTCTGGAGGAGCGGATGGAGGCGGTGCGCACCTCGCTCGCCCGCAGCCGCGACCGGCTGGACTCCTACACCCTGGAGCTTCAGCGGCACGGCTTGGAGAGCACCGAGCGCGAGGTCAGATGGCTCAACGAGCTCATCAGGACCGAGCACGAGCAGGCGTTCCCGGCGCCACCGCAGCAGCAACCCCAGCAAGGCTCCCCGGAGCCCCGGCCCTCCTAGCGCCCCAGGCGCGGCGGAGGTCACACCG
This window harbors:
- a CDS encoding PadR family transcriptional regulator, translated to MAKRSQILELAVLGLLHEHPMHGYELRRQLNVQLGAFRALSYGTLYPCLKDLVARGWIAEDDTQTANVAASRRAKISYKLTAEGKERFQELMTTSGSAAWEDDNFGVHFAFFGRTNAGVRIRILEGRRSRLEERMEAVRTSLARSRDRLDSYTLELQRHGLESTEREVRWLNELIRTEHEQAFPAPPQQQPQQGSPEPRPS